A window of Corallococcus macrosporus DSM 14697 contains these coding sequences:
- a CDS encoding TetR/AcrR family transcriptional regulator yields MSPSDAPRWKRLEPDARREQILECAMRLFGERPYAEVSTTDIAREAGVARGLLNHYFGQKRDLYLKVVKRMLLMPGLEEKVSATGTLRQRVERSVEWYLDTVATHGKTYVAVTGAGSIADPEVERILAQADDVAAAKTLEFLGLKVEVGSDARHRAMMRSYGGMVKSTIREWIRGGTLSREDAHLLLSESLITIIRDVFPHLHPRPGPAAKPGPRKGKDT; encoded by the coding sequence ATGAGCCCGTCCGATGCCCCTCGCTGGAAGCGGTTGGAGCCCGACGCGCGCCGGGAGCAGATTCTCGAGTGCGCCATGCGGCTGTTCGGTGAGCGTCCCTACGCGGAGGTCTCCACCACGGACATCGCCCGCGAGGCGGGCGTGGCCCGGGGGCTGCTCAACCACTACTTCGGCCAGAAGCGCGACCTCTACCTGAAGGTCGTGAAGAGGATGCTGCTCATGCCCGGACTGGAGGAGAAGGTGAGCGCGACCGGCACGTTGCGGCAACGCGTGGAGCGCAGCGTCGAGTGGTACCTCGACACCGTGGCCACCCATGGCAAGACGTACGTGGCCGTCACGGGCGCGGGGAGCATCGCGGACCCGGAGGTGGAGCGCATCCTCGCCCAGGCGGACGACGTGGCCGCCGCGAAGACGCTCGAGTTCCTCGGCCTCAAGGTGGAGGTGGGCAGCGACGCGCGGCACCGCGCGATGATGCGCTCCTACGGCGGCATGGTGAAGTCCACCATTCGCGAATGGATTCGCGGCGGCACGCTGTCACGCGAGGACGCGCACCTGCTGCTGAGTGAGTCGCTCATCACCATCATCCGTGACGTCTTCCCCCACCTCCACCCGCGGCCCGGACCGGCGGCGAAGCCCGGGCCCCGGAAGGGCAAGGACACGTGA
- a CDS encoding enoyl-CoA hydratase-related protein — translation MTYQHIRSSVSDRVATFELHRPEARNGFTVTMADELDAGLAAADADEDVRVVILTGAGRDFCVGADLSGHSLEVTNTEVPEGAWVEPATRVTRRMFAMRKPVIAAVRGAAVGVGSTMLLPADFRLASKDSRFGFVFSRRGIYPEAGSTWFLPRLVGLGRALDWMVSGRLIPADEALGAGLVRSLHEPDAVLDAAKALARELVETTAPVSVAVIRQALYQMSALPSPEPAFQLDSQLIASLGRSADALEGVMAFMQKRPPRFSRTLANDLPPFLPWREVTR, via the coding sequence ATGACCTACCAGCACATCCGGTCGTCGGTGTCGGACCGGGTCGCCACATTCGAGCTGCACCGGCCCGAAGCGCGGAATGGTTTCACGGTGACCATGGCGGACGAGCTCGACGCGGGGCTCGCCGCGGCCGACGCGGATGAGGACGTGCGCGTCGTCATCCTCACGGGCGCGGGCAGGGACTTCTGCGTGGGCGCGGACCTGAGCGGCCACTCGCTGGAGGTGACGAACACGGAGGTCCCCGAGGGCGCGTGGGTGGAGCCCGCCACGCGCGTGACGCGGCGGATGTTCGCCATGCGCAAGCCCGTCATCGCCGCCGTGCGGGGCGCCGCCGTGGGCGTGGGCTCCACGATGCTGCTGCCCGCGGACTTCCGCCTGGCCTCGAAGGACAGCCGCTTCGGCTTCGTCTTCAGCCGGCGCGGCATCTACCCGGAGGCGGGCTCCACCTGGTTCCTGCCCCGCCTCGTCGGCCTGGGCCGCGCGCTCGACTGGATGGTGAGCGGCCGGCTGATTCCCGCCGACGAGGCGCTGGGCGCGGGCCTGGTCCGCTCCCTCCACGAGCCGGACGCGGTGCTGGACGCCGCGAAGGCGCTGGCCCGGGAGCTGGTGGAGACCACGGCCCCCGTGTCCGTGGCCGTCATCCGGCAGGCGCTCTACCAGATGAGCGCGCTGCCCTCCCCGGAGCCCGCGTTCCAGTTGGACAGTCAGCTCATCGCGAGTCTGGGCCGGAGCGCGGACGCGCTAGAAGGGGTCATGGCCTTCATGCAAAAGCGCCCTCCCCGGTTCTCCCGGACCCTCGCGAATGACCTGCCCCCGTTCCTGCCGTGGCGGGAGGTGACGCGATGA
- a CDS encoding TIGR02269 family lipoprotein: protein MRPRLLPWCPLLLLWLGAACAAQTPLMRAWDAVDTAACASPGDDHCVVLGCEEGLCGFFPCEDVLGAEDTADASVDRDAPVAGQVLAMRPGFPMGPARPGRWWRRAPWLRNGAEPVMTFRWYPERPPLRPPPALPAPRMQKHHLFPQASDLAVWFTDRGINIHDYTMLIPTHVHRRIHGGGASGGLWNEAWRQFIETRGNRVPKNEIFRYAGELIYRFELTGPVSPYFRRVP, encoded by the coding sequence ATGAGACCTCGTCTCCTGCCGTGGTGCCCGCTGCTCCTTCTCTGGCTGGGCGCGGCGTGCGCGGCCCAGACGCCGCTGATGCGGGCATGGGACGCGGTGGACACGGCCGCCTGTGCGTCTCCAGGCGACGACCACTGCGTGGTGCTCGGCTGCGAGGAAGGCCTGTGCGGCTTCTTCCCTTGCGAGGACGTGCTCGGCGCCGAAGACACGGCTGACGCGTCCGTGGACAGGGACGCGCCCGTCGCGGGGCAGGTGCTCGCCATGCGTCCGGGCTTCCCCATGGGCCCCGCCAGGCCCGGACGGTGGTGGCGCAGGGCCCCCTGGCTGCGTAACGGCGCCGAACCGGTGATGACGTTCCGCTGGTACCCGGAGCGTCCGCCACTCCGACCACCGCCCGCCCTGCCCGCGCCACGGATGCAGAAGCACCACCTGTTTCCCCAGGCCAGCGACCTGGCGGTGTGGTTCACGGATCGTGGCATCAACATCCACGACTACACGATGCTCATCCCCACCCATGTCCACCGTCGCATCCATGGCGGCGGCGCTTCCGGAGGACTGTGGAATGAAGCGTGGCGCCAGTTCATCGAAACGCGAGGCAACAGGGTGCCCAAGAACGAAATCTTCCGGTATGCCGGTGAGCTCATCTACCGCTTCGAACTCACAGGGCCCGTCAGCCCCTACTTCCGGCGGGTTCCATGA
- a CDS encoding double-CXXCG motif protein, translated as MTVNTETGVGIYRVEASRTSSYTGNLRATHRWSLPGLADCPGCGATWGVAGLHYPCVDLSSLPARHEYEQSRPEPYAEWARLRDQVRPFIPSGFILLPGTRFGPMAGRATGTFGPLHLQTWTLNLGRDAFEQLQQAGVQGLSGCPIQLRGSGESPPERIELQLTPCGRFHPDCLPPGRKPPCPMCGVEDYDLPDPYHLDAASLPTQVDIFRLADWTTIILATQRFVDAVQHLELDGVTFRPVQVR; from the coding sequence ATGACGGTCAACACCGAGACTGGCGTGGGCATCTACAGAGTCGAGGCATCCAGGACATCGAGCTACACGGGTAACCTGCGTGCCACACATCGATGGAGCCTGCCCGGGCTCGCGGACTGTCCTGGTTGCGGCGCGACCTGGGGCGTTGCTGGGCTCCACTATCCCTGCGTGGACCTGTCATCGCTCCCAGCAAGGCATGAGTACGAACAGTCGCGCCCCGAGCCATATGCCGAATGGGCGCGACTGCGCGACCAGGTACGCCCCTTCATTCCTTCTGGGTTCATCTTGCTACCGGGGACCCGGTTCGGCCCGATGGCCGGACGCGCAACCGGCACCTTCGGCCCGCTCCATCTGCAAACCTGGACGCTGAACCTTGGCCGTGACGCCTTCGAACAACTGCAGCAAGCGGGGGTGCAGGGCCTGAGTGGATGTCCCATTCAACTGCGGGGAAGCGGAGAGTCTCCGCCCGAGCGCATCGAGCTGCAACTCACACCATGCGGGCGATTCCACCCGGATTGCCTTCCGCCAGGACGCAAGCCGCCCTGTCCCATGTGCGGCGTCGAGGACTACGACCTCCCCGACCCCTACCACCTCGACGCGGCGTCTCTCCCCACTCAGGTGGACATCTTCCGCCTCGCGGACTGGACAACCATCATCCTGGCCACGCAGCGCTTCGTCGACGCGGTCCAGCACCTGGAGCTCGACGGCGTCACCTTCCGCCCGGTCCAGGTCCGCTGA